A window of the Brumimicrobium sp. genome harbors these coding sequences:
- the aroB gene encoding 3-dehydroquinate synthase, protein MTLQIHNTFNAISIGDITQSEFANILKSYKNAQKVVITDENTHELSWPYILTSFEELNTAEVIVLPSGEENKDIEICEQVWDTLLDYDIQRSDLIINLGGGVITDLGGFIASVYKRGIRFINIPTSLLAMVDASVGGKTGVNFRGFKNQLGVFALPQAVFCDPIFLKTLPENEVLSGKAEILKHGLIASAPLWKEMLKFKENLPDKQLLHKAILIKSDIVEQDFNEKNERKKLNFGHTIGHALESHLLNKDNPTTHGECVAWGMLVESYLSVKHNHLSESEFEMVKDLISSWYAPLPISKDDFPVLLQLMKQDKKNKGDLINFTLLKEIGNAEINKELKEDEIEKGLQYIFG, encoded by the coding sequence ATGACTCTGCAAATTCACAATACGTTCAACGCTATTTCTATTGGAGATATTACCCAATCTGAATTTGCAAATATCTTAAAAAGTTACAAAAACGCCCAAAAAGTTGTCATCACTGATGAAAACACTCACGAATTGTCTTGGCCGTATATTTTAACAAGCTTTGAAGAACTCAATACAGCCGAAGTGATTGTTTTACCTAGCGGAGAGGAAAATAAAGATATAGAAATTTGTGAACAGGTATGGGATACACTGTTAGATTATGATATTCAACGCAGCGATTTGATTATTAATTTAGGAGGTGGAGTGATTACCGATTTAGGTGGGTTTATTGCTTCCGTTTATAAAAGAGGTATTCGCTTTATCAATATCCCTACATCTTTACTTGCTATGGTGGACGCTTCAGTTGGTGGAAAAACTGGGGTGAATTTCCGAGGATTTAAGAATCAACTTGGAGTTTTTGCATTGCCTCAAGCTGTCTTTTGTGACCCTATTTTTCTGAAAACTCTCCCTGAAAATGAAGTTTTGTCAGGAAAAGCAGAAATACTAAAACATGGCTTGATTGCTTCTGCTCCTTTATGGAAAGAAATGTTGAAGTTTAAAGAGAATCTTCCTGACAAACAACTCTTACACAAAGCTATACTCATTAAATCAGACATTGTAGAACAAGATTTTAATGAAAAAAATGAACGTAAGAAGTTGAATTTCGGTCACACCATTGGACATGCATTAGAAAGTCATTTGTTGAACAAAGATAATCCTACAACACATGGAGAATGCGTTGCATGGGGAATGCTAGTCGAATCTTATCTGTCGGTAAAACACAATCATCTTTCTGAATCAGAGTTTGAAATGGTGAAAGATCTCATCTCTTCTTGGTATGCACCACTACCCATTTCCAAGGATGATTTCCCCGTACTTCTTCAACTCATGAAGCAGGACAAAAAAAATAAAGGAGATTTGATCAATTTTACCTTATTAAAAGAGATTGGCAACGCTGAAATTAATAAGGAATTGAAAGAGGATGAAATTGAGAAGGGGTTACAATATATTTTTGGATAA
- a CDS encoding T9SS type A sorting domain-containing protein — protein MRITILFILICYQLFGQVKSTQIDYNNVSAFISGEGTFFYDFENQVKGYEVPKGLGVHALKDMQFWFAAKDMNGEIYFSQGGTPLEKDVFNGPISNLSVYNTQAYLNSWEKPIYIINQATIDKYLSNYNCSQDPDCVDNYPISNEEIDQINNWPAHGDISMGQAFNLAPFLDNQEDGIYGPTQGDVPLIKGCYAAYLIQNDEAMPHTLTNTNPIGIELRIMFYQYHTSDYLNNTLLVDVEAINRSNIDYPEFMHSVAINGALGNETDDFLGCDSLSNIIYFYNSDNIDEESSSSSGYGENPPAIGIVGLHQKSSSCVPFSGNETVEEKWNLMKGYQSNGDSWIHPNGYETKYVYSGNPNNPAEWSQLSQGNTPGNVNGLLSMDFGMFHKGDTLRQSYAIIFTQDGNHLENVESLIENAMELKNTLDNEGTILCTDEVLNIVEDDKLDVEIFPNPSSGIFQIKNPIDHIHTILISDSQGRIVKEESIQNNEMIEIDLRGKQAGIYFVQVTSNNAMMVKKILIH, from the coding sequence ATGAGAATTACTATATTATTCATATTGATATGCTATCAGTTATTTGGTCAGGTTAAATCTACTCAAATTGATTACAATAACGTTTCTGCTTTTATATCTGGCGAAGGAACATTCTTCTATGATTTTGAAAATCAAGTAAAAGGGTATGAAGTGCCTAAAGGATTGGGAGTGCATGCATTAAAAGACATGCAATTTTGGTTTGCGGCTAAGGATATGAATGGAGAAATTTATTTTTCTCAGGGAGGAACTCCATTAGAAAAAGATGTTTTTAATGGTCCTATTTCTAATTTAAGTGTTTACAACACTCAAGCTTATTTAAACAGTTGGGAGAAGCCAATTTATATTATCAATCAAGCAACTATTGATAAATACCTATCAAATTACAACTGTAGTCAAGATCCAGATTGCGTTGATAATTATCCCATCTCAAATGAAGAAATAGATCAAATAAATAACTGGCCAGCACATGGCGATATTTCAATGGGACAAGCTTTTAATTTAGCACCTTTTCTTGATAATCAAGAAGATGGAATTTATGGCCCAACACAAGGAGATGTTCCACTAATAAAGGGATGCTACGCAGCTTATCTTATTCAGAATGATGAAGCAATGCCGCATACCCTAACCAATACAAATCCGATTGGTATCGAACTACGGATTATGTTTTATCAGTATCATACTTCCGATTATTTGAATAACACATTATTGGTAGATGTAGAAGCTATTAATAGGAGTAACATAGATTATCCCGAATTTATGCATAGTGTTGCTATCAATGGAGCATTAGGAAATGAAACGGATGATTTTCTTGGTTGTGATTCTTTATCCAATATCATATACTTCTATAATTCTGACAATATAGATGAAGAAAGTTCTTCTTCTAGTGGATATGGAGAAAATCCACCAGCTATTGGAATAGTTGGTTTACATCAAAAATCAAGTTCATGTGTTCCTTTTTCTGGGAATGAAACAGTAGAAGAAAAATGGAATTTGATGAAGGGATATCAAAGTAATGGTGATTCTTGGATACATCCAAATGGTTACGAAACAAAGTATGTATATTCTGGAAATCCAAACAATCCAGCCGAATGGAGTCAGTTAAGTCAAGGCAATACACCTGGAAACGTCAACGGTTTACTTTCTATGGATTTTGGAATGTTTCATAAAGGTGATACCTTACGTCAATCCTATGCGATTATTTTCACACAAGATGGAAATCATTTAGAGAATGTTGAGTCTTTGATTGAAAATGCGATGGAGCTTAAAAATACACTTGATAATGAAGGTACTATTCTCTGCACGGATGAAGTATTGAATATAGTTGAAGATGATAAGTTAGACGTTGAAATCTTTCCAAATCCCTCATCAGGAATTTTCCAAATTAAAAATCCAATTGATCATATACATACAATTTTAATATCTGATTCTCAAGGAAGAATTGTGAAAGAAGAGTCAATACAAAATAACGAAATGATAGAGATCGATTTACGTGGAAAGCAAGCAGGTATATATTTTGTGCAAGTTACATCGAATAATGCGATGATGGTAAAAAAGATTCTAATTCATTAA
- a CDS encoding DUF481 domain-containing protein: protein MKSRLILYFIFLPFFIFTQVVNIENRRLGDGSYGFSGALDLSFSAQKQKDVLMSLNFKPMIQYKFNWREKKNSSETSNSKDSLQKDASQVKNEKEYKHLLLLINDLTYTAAKGVKYSDFGMSHLRYSYRIAHSVWEWESYSQIQYNKLLLQKVRYILGTGLRVGIFDIKPKEGQYINRQIRMFAGSSVFYEYEEINYSDRPMGFENAFRWSSYISTYLNFKQFELTSTTYFQPNLMRFKDVRYSGEYSVLFRVSNPFSIRISYSHFFDSMPPETVTRDTWSVRVGFVYKLDNFKIDEERYKEMIRKLQEEEKMHEQQKADEFEIIRE, encoded by the coding sequence ATGAAAAGCCGATTAATTCTATATTTTATCTTTTTACCATTTTTCATATTTACACAGGTTGTAAACATTGAAAATAGAAGATTAGGTGATGGCTCTTATGGGTTCAGTGGGGCCTTAGATTTATCATTTTCAGCACAAAAACAAAAAGACGTATTGATGTCGTTGAATTTCAAACCAATGATTCAATATAAGTTTAATTGGCGAGAAAAAAAGAATAGTTCCGAAACTTCCAACAGTAAAGACTCTTTGCAAAAGGATGCTTCACAAGTGAAAAATGAGAAGGAATACAAACACCTTCTTTTATTGATTAACGATTTAACTTATACCGCAGCAAAAGGAGTTAAATATTCAGATTTTGGAATGTCACATTTGCGTTATTCGTACCGCATTGCTCATTCTGTCTGGGAATGGGAGTCTTACTCCCAAATTCAGTACAATAAATTGTTATTGCAGAAAGTACGTTATATTTTAGGTACTGGATTACGTGTAGGTATTTTTGATATAAAACCAAAAGAAGGACAATATATAAATCGTCAAATACGAATGTTCGCAGGAAGTTCAGTATTCTACGAATACGAAGAGATCAATTATAGTGACAGACCTATGGGATTTGAAAATGCGTTCAGATGGAGTAGCTATATATCAACTTACCTCAATTTCAAGCAATTTGAGTTAACTTCTACCACTTATTTTCAACCGAATCTTATGCGTTTTAAAGATGTAAGGTATTCTGGTGAATATTCGGTATTATTTAGAGTGTCAAATCCTTTTAGCATACGCATTAGCTATTCTCATTTCTTCGACTCCATGCCGCCAGAAACGGTTACTCGTGACACTTGGTCAGTGCGTGTTGGTTTTGTCTATAAACTCGATAACTTCAAGATTGACGAAGAAAGATATAAGGAAATGATTCGAAAACTACAAGAAGAAGAGAAAATGCATGAGCAGCAAAAGGCAGATGAATTTGAGATAATTCGGGAATAG
- a CDS encoding bifunctional 5,10-methylene-tetrahydrofolate dehydrogenase/5,10-methylene-tetrahydrofolate cyclohydrolase (catalyzes the formation of 5,10-methenyltetrahydrofolate from 5,10-methylenetetrahydrofolate and subsequent formation of 10-formyltetrahydrofolate from 5,10-methenyltetrahydrofolate) has protein sequence MILLDGKATAKKVKEEIAKAVVERVSQGKKIPHLAAVIVGKDGGSLTYVANKIKACEECGFKSTLIQFEEDVTEKTLLDKVIELNNNPEIDGYIVQLPLPKHIDEDKILMAVDPAKDVDGFHPENVGKMTLGLPSFVSATPAGILELLKHYEIETSGKNCVVVGRSNIVGSPMSILLSKNTYPGNCTVTLAHSKTKNLKEVCLNADIIIAAIGRPNFITAEMVKEGAVVIDVGTTRVEDATRERGWRLVGDVEFEHVAPKTSYITPVPGGVGPMTIASLMINTLKSLELRGK, from the coding sequence ATGATATTATTAGACGGAAAGGCTACAGCTAAAAAAGTAAAAGAAGAAATTGCAAAAGCAGTAGTAGAGAGAGTCTCTCAAGGAAAGAAAATCCCTCATTTAGCTGCTGTAATTGTAGGAAAAGATGGTGGATCTCTTACTTATGTCGCTAATAAAATCAAAGCTTGTGAAGAATGTGGTTTTAAAAGTACATTGATTCAATTTGAGGAAGATGTTACTGAAAAAACATTGCTAGATAAAGTGATAGAACTTAATAATAATCCTGAAATAGATGGATATATTGTTCAATTACCATTACCGAAACATATTGATGAAGATAAAATCTTAATGGCTGTTGACCCTGCTAAAGATGTAGATGGGTTTCATCCTGAGAATGTAGGGAAAATGACTCTAGGTTTACCTAGTTTTGTGTCTGCTACACCTGCAGGGATTTTAGAACTTCTAAAGCATTATGAAATTGAAACATCGGGTAAAAATTGCGTAGTAGTTGGACGTTCCAACATTGTAGGCTCACCCATGAGTATTTTATTATCTAAAAATACATATCCTGGAAATTGTACAGTTACTTTAGCTCATAGTAAAACAAAAAATCTAAAAGAGGTTTGTCTAAATGCTGATATTATTATCGCAGCAATAGGTCGCCCGAATTTTATCACAGCAGAAATGGTTAAAGAAGGTGCAGTTGTTATTGATGTAGGAACAACCAGAGTGGAAGATGCAACACGTGAAAGAGGATGGAGATTGGTTGGTGATGTGGAGTTTGAACACGTTGCTCCTAAAACCTCATATATTACTCCTGTTCCGGGCGGTGTAGGTCCTATGACCATTGCTTCTTTAATGATCAATACGTTGAAATCCTTAGAATTAAGAGGGAAGTAA
- the dnaK gene encoding molecular chaperone DnaK has product MGKIIGIDLGTTNSCVSVMEGNEPVVITNAEGKRTTPSIVAFVEGGERKVGDPAKRQAITNPHKTIYSIKRFMGTSFDEMHDDEERMAYEIVKGDNNTPRVKIDDRTYTPQEISAMILQKMKKTAEDYLGQDVSEAVITVPAYFNDAQRQATKEAGEIAGLTVKRIINEPTAAALAYGLDKKNVDQKVVVFDFGGGTFDVSILELGDGVFEVLSTDGDTHLGGDDVDNKIINWLADEFKNDEGLDLRKDPMALQRLKEAAEKAKIELSSSSQTEINLPYIMPVDGVPKHLVRTLQRSKFEQLISDIVERTIAPCKKAMKNAGLSTSDIDEVILVGGSTRIPIIQDAVQNYFGKAPSKGVNPDEVVAIGAAIQGGVLTGEVKDVLLLDVTPLSLGIETMGGVMTKLIDANTTIPTKKSQVFSTASDNQPSVDIHVIQGERSMAADNKTLGRFQLTDIPPAPRGVPQIEVTFDIDANGIMNISAKDKGTGKEQSIKIEASSGLSDAEIERMKNEAKANEDADKKKRDEVEAINKADSLIFQTERQLKEYGDKIPADKKQPIEDALAELKSAFEAKNIDGINAASEKLNNVFQAASQEMYQNGGGAAGPDAGAGAGADQAQGNNSDEVTDVDFEEVTDNK; this is encoded by the coding sequence ATGGGAAAAATAATTGGAATTGACTTAGGAACTACCAACTCTTGCGTATCAGTAATGGAAGGTAATGAGCCGGTAGTAATTACAAATGCTGAAGGAAAGCGTACTACGCCTTCTATTGTAGCTTTTGTAGAAGGAGGAGAGCGAAAAGTGGGAGATCCTGCAAAACGTCAGGCAATCACCAATCCGCACAAAACGATTTACTCTATTAAGAGATTTATGGGTACATCTTTCGACGAAATGCATGATGATGAAGAGAGAATGGCTTACGAAATTGTAAAAGGGGACAATAATACACCTCGTGTAAAAATTGACGACAGAACATATACGCCACAAGAGATTTCTGCCATGATTCTTCAAAAAATGAAGAAAACGGCTGAGGATTATCTTGGACAAGATGTTTCTGAGGCAGTTATTACTGTACCTGCATATTTTAACGATGCACAACGTCAAGCTACAAAAGAAGCTGGAGAAATCGCAGGATTAACAGTGAAACGTATTATTAACGAACCAACCGCTGCTGCATTAGCTTACGGTTTGGATAAAAAGAATGTGGACCAAAAGGTTGTTGTTTTCGACTTTGGTGGTGGTACTTTCGACGTGTCTATCCTAGAATTAGGAGATGGTGTTTTTGAAGTGTTATCAACAGATGGAGACACTCACCTTGGAGGAGATGATGTGGATAATAAAATCATCAACTGGTTAGCAGATGAATTTAAGAATGATGAAGGTTTGGATTTAAGAAAAGATCCTATGGCATTGCAACGTTTGAAAGAAGCTGCAGAAAAAGCAAAGATTGAGCTTTCCTCTTCTTCACAAACAGAAATCAACTTACCTTACATCATGCCGGTAGATGGCGTTCCAAAACACTTGGTACGTACTTTACAGCGTTCTAAGTTCGAGCAGTTGATTAGTGATATCGTAGAAAGAACTATTGCCCCTTGTAAAAAGGCAATGAAAAATGCAGGATTATCAACTTCAGATATTGATGAAGTAATCCTAGTAGGAGGTTCTACACGTATTCCAATCATCCAAGATGCGGTACAAAATTACTTTGGAAAAGCTCCTTCAAAAGGTGTAAACCCAGATGAAGTAGTTGCAATTGGAGCTGCTATCCAAGGAGGTGTGTTAACAGGAGAAGTAAAAGATGTACTTTTATTAGACGTAACTCCACTTTCTTTAGGTATTGAAACAATGGGAGGTGTAATGACCAAGTTAATTGATGCAAACACAACGATTCCAACTAAGAAATCACAAGTGTTCTCAACAGCTTCTGACAACCAACCTTCTGTGGATATCCACGTAATACAAGGTGAGCGCTCAATGGCTGCTGATAACAAGACCTTAGGAAGATTCCAGTTGACAGATATTCCACCTGCACCGAGAGGAGTTCCTCAAATTGAAGTAACTTTTGACATCGATGCTAATGGTATCATGAATATCTCTGCAAAAGATAAAGGAACTGGTAAAGAACAATCTATCAAAATTGAAGCTTCTTCAGGATTAAGCGATGCTGAAATCGAAAGAATGAAAAATGAGGCAAAAGCAAACGAAGATGCAGATAAGAAAAAAAGAGATGAGGTTGAAGCCATTAATAAAGCAGATTCTTTAATCTTCCAAACAGAACGTCAGCTAAAAGAATACGGAGATAAAATCCCAGCTGATAAAAAGCAACCTATCGAGGATGCTTTAGCTGAGCTAAAATCAGCATTTGAGGCTAAAAATATTGATGGTATCAATGCTGCTTCTGAGAAATTAAATAATGTATTCCAAGCTGCTTCTCAAGAGATGTATCAAAATGGAGGAGGCGCTGCTGGACCAGACGCAGGTGCTGGAGCAGGTGCAGATCAGGCTCAAGGAAACAACTCAGATGAAGTAACGGATGTTGACTTTGAAGAAGTGACAGATAATAAATAA
- a CDS encoding leucine-rich repeat domain-containing protein gives MKLHAILLFVGFCMYLTVGFSQQSGTQRDMSYQKQAPANEKGVQLAYLDDSTVKEFKNLNELLPIKNKIVGISIQNKDLTAVPAELKNFSHLTTIDLSHNKITHLQTNDFSKFPKLQKLYLNDNPISKSEIEKYRKENQKHEVYFDKNQFQ, from the coding sequence ATGAAACTTCATGCAATTTTATTATTTGTAGGATTCTGTATGTATCTTACAGTTGGATTTTCTCAACAATCTGGCACTCAAAGAGATATGAGTTATCAGAAACAAGCACCTGCAAATGAAAAAGGAGTTCAGTTGGCTTATCTAGATGATTCAACTGTAAAGGAATTCAAGAATTTGAATGAACTTTTGCCTATCAAAAACAAAATAGTAGGAATTTCTATTCAAAACAAAGATTTAACTGCTGTACCTGCAGAATTAAAGAATTTCTCGCATTTAACTACGATTGATTTATCTCATAACAAGATTACACATTTGCAAACGAATGATTTTTCGAAATTTCCTAAGTTACAAAAACTATACTTGAACGATAACCCTATCTCAAAGAGTGAAATTGAAAAGTACCGCAAAGAAAACCAGAAACACGAAGTTTACTTTGATAAAAACCAATTCCAATAA
- a CDS encoding T9SS type A sorting domain-containing protein yields the protein MQDVMEIYDATGRIVKSQKVQLTVGENLFQMDLSHLNTGTYVIRLKDYKNIYKPIRFVKF from the coding sequence ATGCAAGATGTAATGGAAATCTATGATGCTACAGGAAGAATCGTAAAATCTCAAAAAGTTCAATTAACAGTAGGAGAAAACTTATTCCAAATGGATTTAAGCCATCTGAATACAGGAACGTATGTGATTCGTCTAAAAGATTACAAAAACATATACAAACCAATACGATTTGTGAAGTTTTAA
- a CDS encoding type II toxin-antitoxin system PemK/MazF family toxin has product MKKTRPCVVLSPNEMNRYLQTIIIAPMTSSSKPYPTRIEVNHNQQKGWIVIDQIRTIDRRRIVKRFDRLTDKEIKQVKLVINETLVE; this is encoded by the coding sequence ATGAAGAAAACTCGACCTTGTGTTGTGTTATCTCCAAATGAGATGAATAGATACCTACAAACCATAATCATCGCCCCCATGACTAGTAGTTCAAAACCTTATCCTACAAGAATTGAAGTAAATCATAATCAACAAAAAGGATGGATTGTTATTGATCAAATTAGAACAATAGATAGAAGAAGGATTGTTAAAAGATTTGACAGACTAACAGATAAAGAAATCAAACAAGTTAAATTAGTAATTAATGAAACTTTAGTAGAATAA
- a CDS encoding AbrB/MazE/SpoVT family DNA-binding domain-containing protein, which yields MEISVINIGNSKGIRLPKTILERYSITDKIELVFEKGFIILKPKAEPRSGWDKAFKKMSENGDDQLFIDDVFDDENFEEWSK from the coding sequence ATGGAAATATCTGTGATAAATATTGGAAATTCGAAAGGAATCAGACTCCCTAAGACAATTCTTGAGCGTTATAGTATTACCGATAAAATTGAATTAGTTTTTGAAAAAGGATTCATTATTTTAAAACCTAAAGCAGAACCCAGAAGTGGTTGGGATAAAGCATTTAAAAAGATGAGTGAAAATGGTGATGACCAGCTTTTTATAGATGATGTATTTGATGATGAAAACTTTGAAGAATGGAGCAAATAA